The following proteins are encoded in a genomic region of Sulfurimonas sp. HSL3-7:
- a CDS encoding adenylate kinase, translated as MSFKKLFLIIGAPGSGKTTDAELITEHNTDTITHYSTGDMFRAEVESGSDRGKIIDSFISKGNLVPIEIAIETIVAAIKRAPNDVVIIDGYPRSQEQMEALDNFLASEENVSLVNVIEVVVSEDVARERVLGRARGADDNNTVFDNRMKVYTEPLSLIQSFYEERSMLVKIDGERSIEAIVDEMESFITSRI; from the coding sequence GTGAGTTTTAAAAAGCTGTTTTTGATTATCGGCGCTCCGGGTTCAGGCAAGACGACCGATGCCGAACTGATCACCGAACACAACACCGATACGATCACCCACTACTCGACCGGCGATATGTTCCGTGCCGAAGTCGAAAGCGGCTCCGATCGCGGCAAAATCATCGATTCGTTCATCTCCAAGGGCAATCTTGTGCCGATCGAGATCGCTATCGAGACAATTGTCGCCGCGATCAAAAGAGCACCTAACGATGTCGTCATCATTGACGGCTATCCGCGTTCTCAAGAGCAGATGGAAGCACTCGACAACTTCCTGGCATCAGAAGAGAACGTTTCGCTTGTCAACGTTATCGAAGTCGTCGTCAGTGAAGATGTGGCACGGGAGCGCGTGCTGGGCCGTGCGCGCGGCGCCGACGACAACAACACTGTCTTCGATAACCGTATGAAAGTCTACACCGAACCGCTTTCGCTTATCCAGTCATTCTACGAAGAGAGATCGATGCTTGTCAAGATCGACGGCGAGCGTTCTATTGAAGCGATCGTTGATGAAATGGAATCCTTTATCACCTCAAGAATCTAA
- the aspS gene encoding aspartate--tRNA ligase: MRSHYCTDLDEKNIGDKVELAGWANSYRDHGGIIFIDLRDKSGLIQLVCDPADNAEAHKIASEVRDEFVLLAKGTIRARGEGLVNPRLKTGAIEVVVDELVIENRSAPMPFVIGDEKVGEETKLKYRYLDLRAKSSYDTFLLRSKAAIAARNALDKLGFLEVETPILTKSTPEGARDYLVPSRVHDGEFYALPQSPQLFKQLLMVGGFDRYFQIAKCFRDEDLRADRQPEFTQIDVEMSFCDQEDVISVAETLISEMFEACGHKIQTPFARMSHSDAMEFYGSDKPDMRYELKMVDVIDIFERCDNEIFTSIASNPKMNRIKALRVPGADLVFSKREMKSFEDYVRKFGAKGLGYFQLKEDGLKGPLTKFFSEEDIQLIIERTELEVGDVVFFGAGDKKTVWDYMGRFRTFIAEHEKMNLIPEGKFEFLWVVDFPMFEIEDGRVKALHHPFTMPKDLKHEHIEDIESIAYDIVLNGVELGGGSIRIHKQDIQEKIFELLGIEEEEAQDKFGFLLDALKFGAPPHGGFALGFDRFIMLLANKESIRDVIAFPKTQKASCILTKAPSTVDNAQLRDLHIRLRESAK, encoded by the coding sequence GTGAGAAGTCATTACTGTACAGATTTAGACGAAAAAAATATCGGAGATAAAGTTGAACTTGCCGGATGGGCAAACAGCTACCGCGACCATGGCGGTATCATCTTTATCGACCTGCGAGACAAAAGCGGTCTTATCCAGCTGGTGTGTGACCCTGCTGACAATGCTGAAGCGCACAAAATAGCAAGCGAAGTACGTGACGAGTTCGTACTCCTTGCCAAAGGGACGATCCGTGCCCGCGGCGAAGGGTTGGTAAACCCTCGTCTTAAAACGGGTGCTATCGAAGTCGTTGTCGATGAATTGGTCATTGAGAACCGTTCTGCTCCTATGCCGTTCGTCATCGGTGACGAGAAGGTCGGTGAAGAGACCAAGCTCAAATACCGTTATTTGGATCTACGTGCAAAAAGTTCTTACGATACTTTTCTTCTGCGTTCAAAAGCAGCTATCGCTGCCCGCAATGCGCTTGATAAACTTGGGTTCCTGGAAGTCGAGACACCGATCCTTACAAAATCCACTCCGGAAGGCGCCCGTGACTACCTGGTACCGTCACGTGTCCATGACGGCGAGTTTTATGCCCTCCCGCAATCGCCGCAGCTTTTCAAACAACTGTTGATGGTCGGCGGTTTTGACCGTTATTTCCAGATCGCGAAATGTTTCCGTGACGAAGACCTTCGTGCCGATCGTCAGCCGGAGTTCACGCAGATAGATGTCGAGATGAGTTTCTGTGACCAGGAAGATGTGATCAGCGTAGCAGAGACTTTGATCAGTGAGATGTTCGAGGCATGCGGTCACAAGATCCAGACACCATTTGCACGCATGAGCCACAGTGATGCAATGGAGTTTTACGGTTCCGACAAACCGGATATGCGTTATGAGCTGAAGATGGTCGATGTCATCGACATCTTTGAACGCTGTGACAACGAGATCTTCACCTCTATCGCTTCGAACCCCAAGATGAACCGTATTAAAGCGCTTCGTGTTCCGGGTGCCGACCTTGTCTTTTCGAAACGCGAGATGAAGTCGTTTGAAGATTATGTACGCAAATTCGGTGCCAAAGGCCTGGGTTACTTCCAGCTTAAAGAAGATGGTCTTAAAGGGCCGCTTACGAAGTTCTTCTCCGAAGAAGATATTCAGCTCATTATCGAGCGTACGGAACTTGAAGTAGGCGATGTCGTCTTCTTCGGTGCCGGTGACAAGAAAACAGTCTGGGATTATATGGGACGCTTCCGAACCTTCATTGCCGAGCATGAGAAGATGAACCTTATTCCTGAAGGCAAGTTTGAATTCCTGTGGGTTGTCGACTTCCCGATGTTCGAGATCGAAGACGGCCGTGTGAAAGCCCTTCACCACCCGTTCACGATGCCAAAAGACCTTAAGCATGAACATATCGAAGACATCGAGTCGATCGCATACGATATCGTTCTTAACGGTGTTGAGCTCGGCGGCGGTTCGATCCGTATCCATAAACAGGATATTCAGGAGAAGATCTTCGAACTTCTCGGTATCGAAGAGGAAGAGGCACAGGACAAATTCGGCTTCCTGCTTGACGCGCTTAAGTTCGGTGCGCCGCCACACGGCGGTTTTGCGCTGGGATTTGACCGTTTTATCATGTTGCTGGCGAACAAAGAGAGTATCCGTGACGTTATCGCTTTCCCTAAAACACAGAAAGCGTCGTGTATCCTGACAAAAGCGCCAAGTACAGTAGACAATGCACAGCTTCGCGATCTTCATATCCGTCTTCGCGAATCGGCAAAATAG
- a CDS encoding NAD(+)/NADH kinase, with product MEPLTINSIGVILRPSTPELKDAFYQLKSIFEAHAIEVIIDNISGSMINVMGQEFDMMCQNADILVTLGGDGTLISAVRRSFKYKIPVLGIHAGKLGFLADFDMDELNAFIPRLKSGDFRIDKRAMLQVTINSKGEEKNVVAFNDIVMTRNAISKMIHLETYVDGRSFNTYYGDGVIVSTPTGSTAYNLSCGGPVLFPLTQVFVITPISPHSLTQRPVVLPGQYAIEVKTPDKSALAVIDGQDMYEFGEDDSITIHLAKESARLIHRKEFNYFEVLKEKLRWGE from the coding sequence TTGGAACCATTAACAATAAACAGCATTGGGGTTATTCTGCGCCCTTCGACACCGGAACTCAAAGATGCGTTTTATCAGCTAAAGTCTATTTTTGAAGCGCATGCGATCGAAGTCATCATCGACAATATCAGCGGCAGCATGATCAATGTGATGGGACAGGAGTTCGACATGATGTGCCAAAACGCCGACATCCTGGTAACACTCGGCGGTGACGGAACGCTTATATCCGCCGTGCGCCGCTCTTTTAAATACAAGATCCCCGTACTTGGTATACATGCCGGCAAGCTCGGTTTTTTGGCGGATTTCGATATGGATGAGCTCAATGCCTTCATCCCAAGACTTAAAAGCGGTGATTTCCGCATCGACAAAAGAGCGATGCTGCAGGTGACTATCAATTCCAAAGGGGAAGAGAAGAACGTGGTCGCGTTTAATGATATTGTCATGACACGCAACGCTATTTCAAAGATGATCCACCTTGAGACCTATGTCGACGGCAGATCATTCAACACCTATTACGGTGACGGTGTCATTGTCTCAACACCGACAGGTTCGACCGCCTACAATCTCTCTTGCGGCGGGCCGGTTCTGTTTCCCTTAACGCAGGTCTTTGTCATCACGCCGATCTCGCCGCACTCCCTGACACAACGTCCGGTCGTTCTTCCCGGCCAATATGCCATTGAAGTCAAAACCCCTGACAAGAGTGCCCTGGCCGTTATTGACGGGCAGGATATGTATGAATTCGGCGAGGACGATAGCATAACGATCCATCTCGCCAAAGAGTCGGCCCGGCTTATCCACCGAAAAGAGTTCAACTACTTTGAAGTGCTTAAAGAGAAACTGAGATGGGGCGAGTAG
- a CDS encoding AAA family ATPase — translation MIERFYLKNCLTFNEVALELQHGLIVFSGPSGSGKSVLMRSILGSVGFDDALAEVSESSVSWQVDEESSGFENEETNIFKQVKKEKVRYFLNAMGISKKSLHEISKKHLRLLSLKDYSDFEQANMLSILDSQVSKNEPTHTETLEIYRRTFTAYQKSRHELELLLAQEKRIEEHKEFAAFELSKIDAVSPQEGEYEALMEIKRTLSQKEKAEEKITLAEKLFENEHLVSEALSSLDVDSAFFDDAMNELRSIFEQARSNFQELENEDIESVLNRLEELSELKRRYGSIEEAIAYREEKAKEVEKYENFDYEKEQLTEEVDRFFADLTDLARTISQKRSSALFDVNSAINGYLKQLYLSGAELSLSHGDFTANGQDRLDFNLKGASLEKVSAGEFNRLRLALLTLQSESMQGQGGVLMLDEIDANLSGEESMSVARVLRQLSRHFQIFVISHQPQLTSMGQQHFLIEKDEESRVRELSHDERIEEIARMISGETITSEARSFAKELLESASKCA, via the coding sequence ATGATTGAACGTTTTTATCTCAAAAACTGCCTCACATTCAATGAGGTGGCATTGGAACTCCAACACGGGCTTATCGTCTTTTCCGGACCGAGCGGCAGCGGTAAGTCGGTATTGATGCGCTCTATCCTGGGCTCAGTCGGTTTTGACGATGCCCTCGCCGAAGTGAGCGAATCATCCGTCAGCTGGCAGGTCGATGAGGAGTCGAGCGGCTTTGAAAATGAAGAGACAAATATCTTCAAACAGGTCAAAAAAGAGAAGGTGCGCTATTTTTTAAACGCAATGGGCATCTCTAAAAAATCGCTGCATGAGATCTCAAAAAAACACCTCAGACTGCTCAGTCTCAAAGACTACAGCGACTTTGAACAGGCCAATATGCTCAGTATCCTTGACAGTCAGGTCAGTAAAAACGAACCGACACATACAGAAACACTTGAGATATACCGCCGTACCTTCACTGCCTACCAAAAAAGCAGACATGAACTCGAACTGCTTTTAGCGCAGGAAAAACGGATCGAAGAGCATAAAGAGTTTGCGGCGTTCGAACTCTCCAAGATCGATGCCGTCAGCCCGCAGGAAGGCGAATACGAGGCCTTGATGGAGATCAAGCGCACTCTTTCGCAAAAAGAGAAAGCGGAAGAGAAGATTACGCTTGCCGAGAAACTCTTTGAGAATGAACATCTGGTTTCCGAAGCACTTTCATCCCTTGACGTCGACAGTGCCTTTTTTGACGATGCGATGAATGAACTGCGTTCTATTTTTGAACAGGCCCGTTCGAACTTTCAGGAACTTGAGAATGAGGATATCGAATCGGTGCTCAACCGTCTGGAAGAGCTCTCTGAGCTCAAACGTCGTTACGGTTCGATAGAGGAGGCAATAGCGTACCGCGAGGAGAAGGCAAAAGAGGTTGAAAAATATGAGAATTTTGATTATGAAAAAGAGCAGCTCACCGAAGAGGTCGATAGATTTTTTGCCGATCTGACGGACCTTGCCCGCACGATTTCGCAAAAACGCTCCAGCGCTCTTTTTGATGTCAACAGTGCCATCAACGGCTATCTGAAGCAGCTCTATCTCAGCGGCGCAGAGCTGAGTCTTAGTCACGGCGATTTTACTGCAAACGGTCAGGACAGACTGGACTTCAATCTTAAAGGCGCCTCACTGGAAAAGGTAAGTGCCGGTGAGTTCAACCGTCTTCGTCTGGCTCTTTTGACCCTGCAGTCCGAATCGATGCAGGGTCAGGGCGGCGTGCTGATGCTTGATGAGATCGATGCCAATCTGAGCGGTGAAGAGTCGATGAGCGTTGCACGGGTCCTCAGACAGCTCTCCAGGCATTTTCAGATCTTTGTCATCTCCCATCAACCGCAACTCACTTCAATGGGTCAACAGCATTTTCTGATTGAAAAAGATGAAGAGAGCAGGGTTCGCGAGCTCTCGCATGACGAGCGTATCGAAGAGATCGCCCGGATGATCAGCGGGGAGACGATCACAAGCGAAGCCAGAAGCTTTGCCAAAGAGCTGCTCGAAAGTGCTTCTAAATGTGCCTGA
- a CDS encoding TatD family hydrolase, whose product MIIDSHIHLDDERYRDDLDDVLERAMHNGVERFIIPGADITTLDRAVELSEEYDSIFFAVGIHPYDKEQYDEAALERYINHPKCIAVGECGLDYFRLEGSDVEKAAEKAAQKKVFAAQIELAKRFKKPLIVHIRDASHDSKMMLLEHDAGEVGGVLHCYNADEELLSLADQNFYFGIGGVLTFKNARKLVNVLPKIPKEKLIIETDGPYLTPHPHRGERNEPAYTALVRDKMAELLELDSGFIEQLTTKNAQQLFNIL is encoded by the coding sequence TTGATCATTGACAGCCATATCCATCTGGATGATGAACGTTACAGAGATGACCTTGATGACGTGCTTGAGCGTGCCATGCACAATGGCGTTGAACGTTTTATCATCCCCGGCGCCGACATAACGACACTCGATCGCGCAGTCGAGCTCTCGGAAGAGTACGATTCGATCTTCTTTGCCGTAGGGATCCATCCCTATGACAAAGAGCAGTATGATGAAGCGGCACTGGAACGTTATATCAACCATCCCAAATGTATCGCCGTTGGCGAATGCGGACTGGACTATTTTCGTCTAGAAGGCTCCGACGTAGAAAAGGCAGCGGAAAAAGCGGCCCAAAAGAAGGTCTTTGCAGCACAGATAGAATTGGCAAAACGCTTTAAAAAACCCTTGATCGTCCATATTCGAGACGCCAGCCATGATTCTAAAATGATGCTGCTAGAACATGATGCAGGTGAAGTAGGGGGTGTATTGCACTGCTATAACGCCGACGAAGAGCTCTTGTCGCTTGCAGATCAGAACTTCTATTTCGGCATCGGTGGTGTACTGACATTTAAGAACGCCAGGAAACTGGTCAATGTCCTGCCTAAAATTCCGAAGGAGAAACTCATTATCGAAACAGACGGGCCCTACCTTACGCCTCATCCGCACCGCGGTGAACGCAATGAGCCTGCCTACACCGCACTCGTTCGTGACAAGATGGCAGAACTGCTGGAGCTCGATAGCGGTTTTATTGAACAATTGACCACCAAAAATGCCCAACAACTGTTTAATATTTTATAA
- a CDS encoding LysM peptidoglycan-binding domain-containing protein, which translates to MNYIFTFFLLFFGPTVLFAGLGFESNHNKQIMLLRSFDIDPNYIHDEKLNEMILSKKKPNAYKRYYEAMQRARLYIPTIKKILHDENVPAEFIYLAMAESSFTTKALSKKQAAGIWQFMPATGKQYGLHIDDYLDERRDPIKSTEAAVKYLNSLHDRFGKWYLAAMAYNCGEGCVLNAISKADGKDDIFTLLDEKRRYLPAETRRYIRKIVAYGFMGIDENDMISTDYSYLLNRASLNSIATINLPKGEKISRVAKMLDIDVEEMRRLNRHLTYDFVPPFSKKCNVYIPYNKLNRFKQEYEPCDLQKIYLVHIVKSGENLSRIGAKYHVPYRVIKEFNELKSNYLRVKQKLIIPTTPALLNKHKFSFAKNSYIVRPGDTLLAIAKRYKTSVKKIKSLNNKKSSVIRVSEKLVVPPLPLPKNAYVVKAGDNLSAIAKRYKVSIKTLKARNNKQSDVIRVGEKLRVY; encoded by the coding sequence TTGAACTATATTTTTACTTTTTTTCTACTTTTTTTCGGACCTACTGTTCTTTTTGCCGGATTGGGCTTTGAGAGCAATCATAACAAACAGATCATGCTGTTGCGATCATTTGACATCGATCCCAATTACATCCATGATGAGAAACTCAATGAAATGATACTTTCCAAAAAAAAGCCGAATGCGTATAAACGCTATTACGAAGCGATGCAGCGGGCCAGGCTCTATATCCCCACAATCAAAAAGATCCTGCATGATGAAAATGTTCCGGCAGAGTTCATCTATCTCGCAATGGCGGAGTCAAGTTTTACCACCAAAGCACTCTCCAAAAAACAGGCTGCCGGTATCTGGCAGTTTATGCCGGCTACCGGCAAACAGTATGGTCTGCATATAGACGATTATCTTGATGAGAGACGCGATCCCATCAAATCGACAGAGGCAGCCGTAAAGTATCTCAATTCGCTTCATGACCGTTTCGGAAAGTGGTACCTTGCCGCTATGGCCTACAACTGCGGCGAAGGGTGTGTTTTAAACGCCATTTCGAAAGCGGATGGAAAAGATGACATCTTCACTCTTTTGGATGAAAAGAGAAGGTACCTTCCCGCTGAAACCCGTCGCTATATCCGCAAGATCGTTGCCTACGGTTTCATGGGAATCGATGAGAATGATATGATCTCTACCGACTACAGCTACCTCCTGAACCGCGCCAGTCTGAACTCCATCGCCACGATCAACCTTCCAAAGGGAGAGAAGATCAGCCGCGTTGCGAAAATGCTTGATATCGACGTGGAAGAGATGCGCCGGCTCAACCGCCATCTGACCTATGACTTTGTACCGCCGTTTTCAAAAAAATGCAATGTCTACATTCCCTACAACAAACTCAACCGTTTCAAGCAGGAGTATGAACCCTGTGATCTGCAGAAGATCTATCTTGTCCACATCGTTAAATCCGGTGAAAACCTCTCGCGCATCGGGGCAAAATACCATGTGCCTTACCGTGTCATCAAAGAGTTCAACGAACTCAAATCAAACTATCTTCGTGTCAAACAAAAACTGATCATTCCGACCACACCCGCGCTGCTCAATAAGCATAAGTTCAGCTTTGCAAAAAACAGCTATATCGTGCGTCCCGGCGACACCCTTCTCGCCATCGCAAAACGTTATAAGACCAGTGTAAAGAAGATAAAATCGCTGAACAATAAAAAAAGCAGTGTCATCCGCGTCAGCGAGAAACTTGTTGTTCCGCCTTTGCCGTTGCCTAAAAATGCGTATGTGGTCAAAGCAGGTGATAATCTCAGCGCTATTGCCAAGCGTTACAAGGTCAGCATCAAGACCCTCAAAGCCAGAAACAACAAACAATCTGATGTGATCAGAGTCGGAGAGAAGTTACGTGTATATTAA
- a CDS encoding septal ring lytic transglycosylase RlpA family protein, with product MYIKIISVALSAAIITGCSTRGVKIHSTRPAAKHYETASTTKGSSYVHPTMRPYTVFGKRYYPTKVRVGEKFTGISSWYGPDFDGKATSSGEIYDMHALTAAHKTLPMNTVVKVTNLDNGKNVVVRINDRGPFVGTRIIDLSNRAAHAIDMVDKGTARVRLEVLGFEGKKSKNIASKKELRSGPQEMVSGSTYALQIGSFSKIEGALITQAKYDNFRGYHTVIKDTEYNNKRIFRVWLSGFKSEAEARDFKSDSPFDKAFIVGE from the coding sequence GTGTATATTAAGATCATCTCTGTTGCACTCTCTGCAGCGATTATTACGGGGTGCAGCACCCGCGGCGTGAAGATCCACAGTACGAGACCGGCAGCAAAACATTACGAAACTGCAAGTACAACAAAAGGCAGCAGCTATGTCCATCCGACGATGCGCCCTTATACGGTCTTCGGCAAACGCTACTACCCGACCAAAGTGCGGGTCGGTGAGAAGTTTACCGGTATTTCAAGCTGGTACGGTCCCGATTTTGACGGCAAGGCGACGTCAAGCGGGGAGATCTATGATATGCACGCGCTTACGGCAGCGCATAAGACGCTGCCGATGAACACGGTGGTCAAGGTGACCAATCTCGATAACGGCAAAAATGTTGTGGTGCGTATTAATGACCGCGGCCCTTTTGTGGGAACACGCATTATCGACCTCTCCAACAGAGCCGCTCATGCAATCGACATGGTCGACAAAGGAACGGCGCGCGTGCGTCTCGAAGTTCTTGGCTTTGAAGGCAAAAAGAGCAAGAATATCGCCTCCAAAAAAGAGCTGCGAAGCGGCCCGCAGGAGATGGTCTCAGGCAGTACTTATGCTTTGCAGATCGGTTCATTCTCCAAGATTGAAGGCGCACTTATAACCCAGGCAAAATACGATAACTTCCGGGGTTACCATACGGTCATCAAAGATACTGAGTATAATAACAAAAGAATTTTCCGTGTCTGGCTCAGCGGCTTCAAGTCCGAAGCGGAGGCACGCGATTTTAAATCGGATTCACCGTTTGACAAAGCATTTATAGTTGGGGAATAA
- the hisB gene encoding imidazoleglycerol-phosphate dehydratase HisB: MISKKRVTKETDISVELELYGSGQSSISTGVGFFDHMLEAFSKHALIDLNVVCQGDTHIDDHHSVEDVGIVIGQALAEAIYPIEKVERFGNASVVMDETCVECDMDLSGRPYLHYDVDVNGKVGSFDTELAEEFFHALALNARISTHIVLKRGRNKHHILEAAFKAFAVALRRAITKNERTGIPSTKGVL; the protein is encoded by the coding sequence ATGATATCTAAAAAAAGAGTAACCAAAGAGACAGACATTTCCGTAGAGTTGGAGCTCTACGGTTCAGGCCAAAGCAGCATCAGCACAGGTGTCGGTTTTTTTGACCATATGCTCGAAGCATTCAGCAAACACGCCCTGATCGATCTCAACGTTGTCTGTCAGGGCGACACGCATATCGATGATCACCACAGCGTCGAAGATGTCGGGATCGTTATCGGTCAGGCCCTTGCAGAGGCGATCTACCCGATCGAGAAGGTCGAACGCTTCGGCAATGCGAGCGTTGTGATGGACGAGACCTGTGTCGAGTGCGACATGGACCTGAGCGGCCGTCCCTACCTCCACTATGACGTTGACGTTAACGGCAAAGTAGGCAGCTTTGATACGGAGCTAGCCGAGGAGTTTTTCCATGCTTTGGCACTCAATGCGCGCATCAGCACCCATATCGTGCTCAAACGCGGACGGAACAAGCACCATATTCTTGAAGCCGCATTCAAAGCCTTTGCTGTTGCGTTGCGCCGTGCGATTACAAAAAACGAACGCACCGGTATTCCCAGCACCAAAGGTGTCCTGTGA
- a CDS encoding HAD hydrolase family protein encodes MIDLIIMDVDGCLTDGKIIYSDSGDETKAFNVKDGLAISSWIRLGHQAVIITGRHSHLLERRVIELGITAFHQGVKDKAALLRKLSEESGIALRNMAAIGDDLNDYKMLSMVGLSFTPQDGSGHIKAMVSKVCEAKGGEGAVREMIEELFVINDEVDEFLALWQ; translated from the coding sequence GTGATCGATCTCATCATTATGGACGTAGACGGCTGTCTCACAGACGGCAAGATCATCTACTCCGATTCCGGCGACGAGACAAAAGCGTTTAATGTCAAAGACGGCCTTGCGATCAGTTCCTGGATCAGATTGGGCCATCAGGCGGTTATCATCACTGGGCGACACTCCCATCTGCTCGAAAGACGTGTCATAGAGCTCGGTATTACGGCGTTCCACCAGGGGGTCAAGGACAAGGCTGCGCTACTTAGAAAGCTTAGCGAAGAGTCCGGCATCGCACTGCGCAATATGGCGGCCATTGGTGATGATCTCAATGATTATAAGATGCTCTCCATGGTAGGTCTCTCTTTTACACCCCAGGACGGATCAGGCCATATCAAGGCTATGGTCAGCAAGGTGTGTGAAGCCAAAGGGGGCGAGGGGGCTGTTCGTGAAATGATCGAAGAGCTTTTTGTGATCAACGACGAAGTGGATGAATTTTTAGCATTATGGCAGTAA
- the lptA gene encoding lipopolysaccharide transport periplasmic protein LptA, giving the protein MKLFYLLSFFLLLSLQAAQLKIVAKSFEGDEKRGITVFRGNVKITKESDQLNADVVTVYTDAKRKPTKYEAQGKVSFFIEAENNATYRGSAERAIFIPSKKEYHFYTNVHIEQINEKKEINGEEVVVSTVEGRARAKGGDQTPVIMTFEIDEGEEKK; this is encoded by the coding sequence TTGAAACTTTTTTATCTATTATCATTTTTTTTACTCCTTTCACTCCAGGCTGCACAGCTTAAAATCGTAGCCAAGAGTTTTGAGGGTGACGAGAAGAGAGGCATAACTGTCTTTCGAGGTAACGTCAAGATCACAAAAGAGTCGGATCAGCTGAATGCCGACGTCGTGACAGTCTATACCGACGCCAAACGAAAACCGACGAAATACGAAGCCCAGGGCAAAGTCTCTTTTTTCATCGAAGCAGAGAACAACGCCACCTACAGGGGAAGTGCGGAAAGAGCCATTTTTATTCCGTCGAAAAAAGAGTACCATTTTTACACCAATGTCCACATCGAACAGATCAACGAGAAAAAAGAGATCAACGGCGAAGAGGTCGTCGTCAGCACTGTTGAAGGCAGAGCCAGGGCCAAAGGGGGCGATCAGACCCCGGTCATCATGACCTTTGAGATCGATGAAGGCGAGGAGAAAAAATGA
- the yihA gene encoding ribosome biogenesis GTP-binding protein YihA/YsxC, with protein MIEIINASFVTSAPNVESAPENEYLNEVVFMARSNVGKSSLLNALSNRKSLAKVSATPGKTRLINFFDATILDRESDERVLAMLVDLPGFGYAKVSKSIKSDWEKNLTNFVAERKQIKLFLHLVDCRHPHLEIDRSVDEFLGQICREDQKIVRVFTKIDKLNQKEQSKLLREFPGAIMVSSSKKRGIAKLVSIIYHTLKEGEDATDVS; from the coding sequence ATGATAGAGATCATCAACGCCTCTTTTGTGACATCGGCTCCTAACGTAGAATCGGCACCTGAAAACGAATATCTCAACGAAGTGGTCTTCATGGCGCGTTCCAATGTCGGTAAAAGCTCGCTTCTGAATGCCTTGAGCAATCGCAAAAGTCTGGCCAAGGTTTCGGCTACACCGGGAAAGACCCGTCTTATCAACTTCTTTGACGCGACTATTTTGGACCGCGAAAGCGATGAACGCGTATTGGCGATGCTGGTCGATCTTCCCGGTTTCGGCTATGCAAAAGTCTCGAAGTCGATCAAATCGGACTGGGAAAAGAATCTGACGAATTTTGTCGCTGAGCGCAAACAGATCAAACTCTTTTTACATCTTGTTGATTGTCGTCACCCTCATCTTGAGATCGACCGCTCTGTTGATGAGTTCCTGGGTCAGATCTGCCGTGAAGACCAAAAGATCGTACGTGTATTCACTAAGATCGACAAACTCAATCAAAAAGAGCAGAGTAAGCTTTTACGGGAATTTCCCGGAGCGATCATGGTCTCCAGTTCAAAAAAACGGGGCATTGCCAAACTGGTCTCGATTATCTACCATACATTAAAAGAGGGTGAAGATGCCACTGACGTATCGTAA
- a CDS encoding N-acetyltransferase, with translation MPLTYRKATLLDIPAMQVLVSPEIESGVILKRNNDEVATNIRSYQLAFEDGKLVGFCALHIHTTTLGEVRSLIVDASMRGMGIGTGLVQRALEEAKELGLKEVLALTYQQAFFEHLDFKEIPKESLPEHKIWADCINCKHFPVCNEVSLIHSI, from the coding sequence ATGCCACTGACGTATCGTAAAGCCACGCTTCTTGATATCCCTGCCATGCAGGTTCTGGTGTCGCCCGAAATAGAGAGCGGGGTCATCTTAAAACGCAACAACGACGAAGTGGCGACCAATATCCGTTCTTATCAGCTGGCTTTTGAGGACGGAAAACTTGTCGGATTCTGTGCCTTGCACATCCATACAACAACGCTGGGAGAGGTCCGCTCACTCATTGTCGATGCATCTATGCGAGGCATGGGAATAGGGACCGGGCTTGTTCAACGCGCCCTGGAAGAGGCCAAAGAACTTGGACTAAAAGAGGTGCTGGCCTTGACCTACCAGCAAGCCTTTTTTGAACATCTTGATTTCAAAGAGATCCCAAAGGAGTCCCTGCCTGAACACAAGATCTGGGCAGATTGTATCAACTGTAAACACTTTCCTGTATGCAACGAAGTATCACTTATCCATTCTATATAA